A portion of the Thunnus maccoyii chromosome 20, fThuMac1.1, whole genome shotgun sequence genome contains these proteins:
- the LOC121886965 gene encoding kelch repeat and BTB domain-containing protein 13: protein MEVPKGLGPNQDIHAENVTLDLQVTEHQTGWVRVRVEESWFTVERDLLAGHSSYFCALFHSGMRESQQDELYLKGGVHARGFLIALTVCRGERPTISDPEELVDAVECAAFLQIACLEQHLCDIIDTSNCLLLYHAASIFGLQTLFHSAALFLCDAFDDLKEAAESTIPEDLLQYSQSLSPATCIAIGTHSPSMELLHGTIRVVCYLDEKAGEWKHLTNLPTLCSTSLAGVAVLDNRLYIVGGVYGYGKETVDSSFCYNPESGVWTTLPGPQQPRCDFTLMGHEGRLYAIGGGVQKRIISSAESYDIEKGKWTFIQHAPRPVASAACAVARRRMFVCFWKPPDTTDIYEYIPMKDEWKLVTTMIRPQSYGHCMVAHRDNLYVMRNGPCDDFLRCLMDSYNITTGQWTAMPGHYINSKGALFTAMIRGDSVFTVKYMLTLEYTISGDEWKPRRQMKGFPTSGSLWTCLLRLPKTGPVSPRLGAEGKEEEMPLPDTSEEFMTATPQL, encoded by the coding sequence ATGGAAGTGCCTAAAGGCCTGGGACCTAACCAGGATATTCATGCTGAGAATGTGACCCTTGATTTGCAGGTAACAGAGCACCAGACGGGCTGGGTGAGAGTGAGGGTGGAGGAGAGCTGGTTCACTGTGGAGCGGGACTTGCTAGCGGGGCACAGCAGCTACTTCTGTGCCCTCTTTCATTCTGGGATGAGAGAAAGCCAGCAGGACGAGCTTTACCTGAAAGGAGGAGTGCATGCAAGGGGTTTCCTTATTGCTCTTACTGTCTGCAGAGGAGAGCGTCCCACTATCAGTGACCCAGAGGAGCTTGTGGATGCTGTTGAATGTGCTGCTTTCCTGCAGATCGCATGTTTGGAGCAGCATCTCTGTGATATTATTGACACAAGCAACTGCCTCTTGCTTTACCATGCAGCCTCCATCTTTGGGTTGCAAACACTCTTTCACAGTGCTGCCCTTTTCCTTTGTGATGCTTTTGATGATCTGAAGGAAGCAGCAGAGAGTACAATCCCTGAAGACCTGCTCCAATATTCTCAATCATTGTCGCCTGCTACTTGTATTGCGATAGGTACTCATTCCCCTTCAATGGAACTGCTACACGGCACAATCAGGGTTGTTTGCTACCTCGATGAAAAAGCGGGAGAATGGAAGCATCTGACAAACCTCCCAACTCTCTGTAGCACCTCCTTGGCTGGAGTGGCAGTGCTTGACAATCGGTTGTACATTGTAGGGGGAGTTTACGGTTATGGCAAGGAAACAGTGGACAGCAGCTTCTGCTACAACCCAGAGTCAGGGGTTTGGACTACTCTTCCTGGACCCCAGCAACCGAGATGTGACTTCACCTTGATGGGACATGAGGGCCGACTCTATGCCATTGGTGGTGGGGTCCAAAAACGGATAATTTCCTCAGCAGAGAGTTACGACATTGAGAAGGGAAAGTGGACATTTATACAACACGCACCAAGACCGGTTGCATCTGCTGCTTGCGCTGTTGCAAGACGTcggatgtttgtttgtttctggaaGCCACCAGATACTACAGATATCTATGAATACATACCGATGAAAGATGAGTGGAAGCTTGTCACCACCATGATCAGACCTCAAAGTTATGGCCACTGTATGGTGGCCCACAGGGACAATTTATATGTGATGCGCAACGGGCCTTGCGACGATTTCCTACGTTGTCTAATGGACTCCTACAATATTACAACAGGCCAGTGGACAGCCATGCCCGGACACTACATAAACAGCAAGGGGGCGCTGTTCACTGCAATGATAAGGGGGGATTCTGTGTTCACAGTCAAATACATGTTAACTCTTGAATACACCATCAGCGGAGATGAATGGAAGCCCCGCAGGCAGATGAAGGGATTTCCAACGAGTGGTTCACTGTGGACGTGTTTACTCAGGCTTCCCAAGACGGGACCAGTTTCACCACGGTTGGGTGCAGAAgggaaggaagaagaaatgCCTTTGCCAGACACATCTGAGGAATTCATGACAGCTACACCACAACTGTGA
- the afap1l2 gene encoding actin filament-associated protein 1-like 2 isoform X2: MEKHKVLDQLLTELHRFLLILDKETLSGNATIQKGLLSDLLQSYRTSNGADEEYIYMNKVIVTGKDKGDKDDRSDALVNGKAAKYVPVPQKSLPDLPPPRTGVVGREPFPLPAIPAPACIDTSESYYEEAQPYEETVNDDGEAVSSSYESYDEEEVTRGKSPSAQHQWPSAEASIELMKDARICAFLWRKKWLGQWAKQLCVIKDHRLLCYKSSKEQTPLLDVSLLGCSVVYKEKQLKRKEHKLKIVPAGGEAIVLGLQSKEQTEQWLKVIQEISPKPAENYDHQHSGSDSPRLICTKGDLSERYSVASESGSSTDSHAETPENKDVKKKCSGGLKFSNLMNIGKKKPSALESSEKCVDTSGYLNVLVNSQWRTCWCLIKNGQLWFYQDKGKYKVSQPAVTLGGCNVLPDPSPEHLYSFRIDMDGTQLATLEAKTSADMGHWLGLLLSQTGSKTDPEELTYDYVNAERISSIVNAAKTSLYLMQRGYSEPNTYIDTPPSIPLNSDELYDDVASIADPEDAEESGLPESEDNNLQQHNEICTQGTKEPVVTEEDIDSRVYLDLVPVRSFLHTSGGGKVIPAKETSRHSPVTLEEQKDPSCQVKEVTSANPSEPEPTPVLNGTSSTSAISKAEQERPLTPTPPQPQTQAPKPSSQSQETPKRTFNPKSPMVQTAAGLPHSPQPPRPKAFTIGCTGAVEGKLGKNRTEADMRRYTDDRDRLEKEREEVRSSLANLKKERRETKEELSACQDPKQQASLEARLKQREEACREAERRRVEVELQLVEVKESLKKVESGPFTLGTTLDSSLQDSPMPKTATLPTPQTSLSSPPPPSSSSSSSSSQPSSSNVSADTASPVNSASALKNRPASIMATKGKVLQKAKEWEKKSTT, translated from the exons TGCTGGACCAGCTCCTGACAGAGCTCCACCGCTTCCTGCTCATCCTGGACAAGGAGACCCTGAGTGGGAATGCCACCATCCAAAAGGGCTTGCTCTCTGATCTCCTCCAATCCTACAGAACTTCAAATG GTGCTGACGAGGAGTACATCTACATGAACAAAGTCATTGTTACTGGGAAGGACAAAGGCGACAAAG ATGACAGATCAGATGCCCTGGTCAatggaaaagcagcaaaatatgTCCCTGTCCCACAGAAGAGCCTTCCTGACCTGCCGCCCCCCAGAACA ggtGTGGTGGGTCGGGAACCATTTCCCTTACCTGCCATTCCAGCTCCAGCCTGTATAGACACTTCGGAGAGCTACTATGAGGAGGCTCAGCCCTATGAGGAGACTGTCAATG atgaCGGAGAGGCAGTTAGCAGTTCCTATGAGTCCTATGATGAGGAGGAAGTGACTAGAGGAAAGTCACCGTCAGCGCAGCACCAGTGGCCATCGGCGGAGGCATCCATCGAGCTGATGAAGGATGCTCGGATCTGTGCCTTCCTGTGGAGGAAGAAGTGGCTTGGCCAGTGGGCTaagcagctgtgtgtcatcaaAGACCATCGCCTGCTG TGCTATAAGAGCTCCAAGGAGCAGACGCCCCTGCTAGATGTGAGCCTGCTGGGCTGCAGCGTGGTCTACAAGGAGAAGCAACTGAAGAGAAAGGAGCACAAGCTGAAGATCGTTCCAGCTGGAGGGGAGGCCATTGTACTGGGCCTACAGAGCAAGGAGCAGACAGAGCAATGGCTGAAG GTGATCCAGGAGATCAGTCCTAAGCCAGCTGAAAACTATGACCACCAGCACTCTGGCTCTGACTCTCCCAGGCTCATTTGTACTAAG GGGGACCTGAGTGAGAGATACTCGGTGGCTTCAGAAAGCGGGAGCAGCACTGACAGCCACGCCGAAACTCCTGAAAACAAAGATG tgaagaaaaaatgCAGTGGAGGTTTGAAGTTCAGCAACCTCATGAACATTGGCAAGAAAAAACCCTCCGCATTGGAGAGCTCAGAGAAATGTGTCGACACCTCAG GCTACCTCAATGTGCTGGTGAACAGCCAGTGGCGAACCTGCTGGTGTCTTATCAAGAATGGCCAGCTGTGGTTTTACCAGGACAAGGGCAAGTACAAAGTGAGCCAGCCAGCTGTGACCCTAGGGGGCTGCAATGTTTTGCCCGACCCCAGCCCTGAGCACCTGTACTCCTTCAGGATCGACATGGACGGGACACAGCTGGCGACCCTAGAG GCCAAGACGTCAGCAGACATGGGCCACTGGCTGGGCCTCTTGCTGTCACAAACGGGGAGTAAAACCGACCCCGAAGAGCTGACGTACGATTATGTCAACGCTGAGAGGATCTCCAGTATCGTCAATGCAGCCAAGACTTCCTTATA CTTGATGCAGAGGGGGTATTCAGAGCCAAACACCTACATAGATACCCCACCTTCCATCCCTCTCAACTCTGATGAACTGTATGATGATGTGGCATCTATAGCTGATCCAGAG GATGCTGAAGAGAGCGGCCTGCCAGAAAGTGAGGACAACAACCTTCAACAACATAATGAAATATGTACACAGGGCACCAAGGAGCCAGTGGTTACAGAGGAGGACATTGACAGCAGAGTTTACTTGGACCTTGTCCCTGTGCGCTCCTTCCTCCATACATCTGGTGGAGGAAAAGTTATCCCTGCCAAAGAAACTTCTAGACATTCCCCGGTTACCTTAGAGGAACAGAAGGACCCCTCATGTCAAGTTAAAGAG GTCACTTCAGCAAACCCCTCTGAGCCAGAGCCAACACCTGTTTTAAATGGCACCAGTTCAACATCTGCTATCAGCAAAGCAGAACAAGAGCGCCCCCTGACTCCTACTCCGCCACAGCCCCAAACTCAAGCACCCAAACCCTCATCCCAAAGCCAGGAGACCCCTAAGAGGACCTTCAACCCCAAAAGCCCGATGGTTCAGACTGCTGCTGGACTCCCTCACAGTCCTCAACCCCCGCGACCCAAGGCATTTACCATCG GGTGTACCGGCGCAGTTGAGGGGAAACTGGGCAAAAACCGCACAGAGGCCGACATGCGCCGCTACACTGACGATCGCGACCGTCTGGAGAAGGAaagggaggaggtgaggagcAGTCTGGCAAACctgaaaaaggagaggagggagaccAAAGAGGAGCTCAGCGCCTGCCAAG ATCCCAAGCAGCAGGCCTCACTAGAAGCCCGGCtgaagcagagggaggaggcGTGTCGGGAAGCAGAGCGTCGCAGGGTAGAAGTGGAGCTCCAGTTGGTAGAAGTGAAGGAGAGTCTGAAGAAGGTGGAGTCAGGGCCTTTCACACTGGGAACCACACTGGACAGCAGCCTCCAGGACTCACCCATG CCTAAAACAGCGACCCTGCCTACTCCTCAGACTTCATTATCATCACCACCAccgccatcatcatcatcatcatcatcatcatcccaaCCCTCCAGCAGCAATGTCAGTGCAGACACAGCCTCTCCTGTCAACTCTGCCTCCGCGCTAAAGAACAGACCTGCCTCCATCATGGCCACGAAAGGCAAAGTCCTGCAGAAAGCTAAA gAGTGGGAAAAGAAATCCACCACCTAA
- the afap1l2 gene encoding actin filament-associated protein 1-like 2 isoform X1 — MEKHKVLDQLLTELHRFLLILDKETLSGNATIQKGLLSDLLQSYRTSNGADEEYIYMNKVIVTGKDKGDKDDRSDALVNGKAAKYVPVPQKSLPDLPPPRTGVVGREPFPLPAIPAPACIDTSESYYEEAQPYEETVNDLDCFGLLSGPWMRVQSSDSVVYAVITRDDGEAVSSSYESYDEEEVTRGKSPSAQHQWPSAEASIELMKDARICAFLWRKKWLGQWAKQLCVIKDHRLLCYKSSKEQTPLLDVSLLGCSVVYKEKQLKRKEHKLKIVPAGGEAIVLGLQSKEQTEQWLKVIQEISPKPAENYDHQHSGSDSPRLICTKGDLSERYSVASESGSSTDSHAETPENKDVKKKCSGGLKFSNLMNIGKKKPSALESSEKCVDTSGYLNVLVNSQWRTCWCLIKNGQLWFYQDKGKYKVSQPAVTLGGCNVLPDPSPEHLYSFRIDMDGTQLATLEAKTSADMGHWLGLLLSQTGSKTDPEELTYDYVNAERISSIVNAAKTSLYLMQRGYSEPNTYIDTPPSIPLNSDELYDDVASIADPEDAEESGLPESEDNNLQQHNEICTQGTKEPVVTEEDIDSRVYLDLVPVRSFLHTSGGGKVIPAKETSRHSPVTLEEQKDPSCQVKEVTSANPSEPEPTPVLNGTSSTSAISKAEQERPLTPTPPQPQTQAPKPSSQSQETPKRTFNPKSPMVQTAAGLPHSPQPPRPKAFTIGCTGAVEGKLGKNRTEADMRRYTDDRDRLEKEREEVRSSLANLKKERRETKEELSACQDPKQQASLEARLKQREEACREAERRRVEVELQLVEVKESLKKVESGPFTLGTTLDSSLQDSPMPKTATLPTPQTSLSSPPPPSSSSSSSSSQPSSSNVSADTASPVNSASALKNRPASIMATKGKVLQKAKEWEKKSTT, encoded by the exons TGCTGGACCAGCTCCTGACAGAGCTCCACCGCTTCCTGCTCATCCTGGACAAGGAGACCCTGAGTGGGAATGCCACCATCCAAAAGGGCTTGCTCTCTGATCTCCTCCAATCCTACAGAACTTCAAATG GTGCTGACGAGGAGTACATCTACATGAACAAAGTCATTGTTACTGGGAAGGACAAAGGCGACAAAG ATGACAGATCAGATGCCCTGGTCAatggaaaagcagcaaaatatgTCCCTGTCCCACAGAAGAGCCTTCCTGACCTGCCGCCCCCCAGAACA ggtGTGGTGGGTCGGGAACCATTTCCCTTACCTGCCATTCCAGCTCCAGCCTGTATAGACACTTCGGAGAGCTACTATGAGGAGGCTCAGCCCTATGAGGAGACTGTCAATG ATCTGGACTGTTTTGGCCTCCTCTCAGGGCCCTGGATGCGAGTGCAGAGCTCTGACAGTGTGGTGTATGCCGTTATCACCAGGG atgaCGGAGAGGCAGTTAGCAGTTCCTATGAGTCCTATGATGAGGAGGAAGTGACTAGAGGAAAGTCACCGTCAGCGCAGCACCAGTGGCCATCGGCGGAGGCATCCATCGAGCTGATGAAGGATGCTCGGATCTGTGCCTTCCTGTGGAGGAAGAAGTGGCTTGGCCAGTGGGCTaagcagctgtgtgtcatcaaAGACCATCGCCTGCTG TGCTATAAGAGCTCCAAGGAGCAGACGCCCCTGCTAGATGTGAGCCTGCTGGGCTGCAGCGTGGTCTACAAGGAGAAGCAACTGAAGAGAAAGGAGCACAAGCTGAAGATCGTTCCAGCTGGAGGGGAGGCCATTGTACTGGGCCTACAGAGCAAGGAGCAGACAGAGCAATGGCTGAAG GTGATCCAGGAGATCAGTCCTAAGCCAGCTGAAAACTATGACCACCAGCACTCTGGCTCTGACTCTCCCAGGCTCATTTGTACTAAG GGGGACCTGAGTGAGAGATACTCGGTGGCTTCAGAAAGCGGGAGCAGCACTGACAGCCACGCCGAAACTCCTGAAAACAAAGATG tgaagaaaaaatgCAGTGGAGGTTTGAAGTTCAGCAACCTCATGAACATTGGCAAGAAAAAACCCTCCGCATTGGAGAGCTCAGAGAAATGTGTCGACACCTCAG GCTACCTCAATGTGCTGGTGAACAGCCAGTGGCGAACCTGCTGGTGTCTTATCAAGAATGGCCAGCTGTGGTTTTACCAGGACAAGGGCAAGTACAAAGTGAGCCAGCCAGCTGTGACCCTAGGGGGCTGCAATGTTTTGCCCGACCCCAGCCCTGAGCACCTGTACTCCTTCAGGATCGACATGGACGGGACACAGCTGGCGACCCTAGAG GCCAAGACGTCAGCAGACATGGGCCACTGGCTGGGCCTCTTGCTGTCACAAACGGGGAGTAAAACCGACCCCGAAGAGCTGACGTACGATTATGTCAACGCTGAGAGGATCTCCAGTATCGTCAATGCAGCCAAGACTTCCTTATA CTTGATGCAGAGGGGGTATTCAGAGCCAAACACCTACATAGATACCCCACCTTCCATCCCTCTCAACTCTGATGAACTGTATGATGATGTGGCATCTATAGCTGATCCAGAG GATGCTGAAGAGAGCGGCCTGCCAGAAAGTGAGGACAACAACCTTCAACAACATAATGAAATATGTACACAGGGCACCAAGGAGCCAGTGGTTACAGAGGAGGACATTGACAGCAGAGTTTACTTGGACCTTGTCCCTGTGCGCTCCTTCCTCCATACATCTGGTGGAGGAAAAGTTATCCCTGCCAAAGAAACTTCTAGACATTCCCCGGTTACCTTAGAGGAACAGAAGGACCCCTCATGTCAAGTTAAAGAG GTCACTTCAGCAAACCCCTCTGAGCCAGAGCCAACACCTGTTTTAAATGGCACCAGTTCAACATCTGCTATCAGCAAAGCAGAACAAGAGCGCCCCCTGACTCCTACTCCGCCACAGCCCCAAACTCAAGCACCCAAACCCTCATCCCAAAGCCAGGAGACCCCTAAGAGGACCTTCAACCCCAAAAGCCCGATGGTTCAGACTGCTGCTGGACTCCCTCACAGTCCTCAACCCCCGCGACCCAAGGCATTTACCATCG GGTGTACCGGCGCAGTTGAGGGGAAACTGGGCAAAAACCGCACAGAGGCCGACATGCGCCGCTACACTGACGATCGCGACCGTCTGGAGAAGGAaagggaggaggtgaggagcAGTCTGGCAAACctgaaaaaggagaggagggagaccAAAGAGGAGCTCAGCGCCTGCCAAG ATCCCAAGCAGCAGGCCTCACTAGAAGCCCGGCtgaagcagagggaggaggcGTGTCGGGAAGCAGAGCGTCGCAGGGTAGAAGTGGAGCTCCAGTTGGTAGAAGTGAAGGAGAGTCTGAAGAAGGTGGAGTCAGGGCCTTTCACACTGGGAACCACACTGGACAGCAGCCTCCAGGACTCACCCATG CCTAAAACAGCGACCCTGCCTACTCCTCAGACTTCATTATCATCACCACCAccgccatcatcatcatcatcatcatcatcatcccaaCCCTCCAGCAGCAATGTCAGTGCAGACACAGCCTCTCCTGTCAACTCTGCCTCCGCGCTAAAGAACAGACCTGCCTCCATCATGGCCACGAAAGGCAAAGTCCTGCAGAAAGCTAAA gAGTGGGAAAAGAAATCCACCACCTAA